The proteins below are encoded in one region of Candidatus Methanomethylophilaceae archaeon:
- a CDS encoding sodium:solute symporter family protein, with protein MAVEGVNLTLFGAMTVVFVIITVLLGWYGYKNTKNDQNEFLLGRGKTGPIVIALSYGATFLSASAVIGFGGQSAVHGMTLMWLCFLNLAVGLIVAFLVFGRRTRRLGKKLGASTFADLLGKAYDSKGIRAFTAIVIFVMMPIYTAAVLKGGVNSLAVITGLTDYYNYILLALSLIVAVYVVYGGIIAVMYNDAFQAAIMFVGMVAIFVVTIVYFGGFGAGSEQLTNLWDEKIGETNLGVLDGFRGWTSSAEFGSKEWLTVVTSFLMGVGIGALTQPQLVVRFMSAKSDRDLNKSLIIGSIFMFVIVGSAYTVGSLSNGYFDDQYGLTSFQYISGLGLGTDFIIPQYILEIFSGTTYGDIFVSLFLLSLICASISTISALMHTIGAAGGYDLYEIIRSKRQGKETHESSVRISRIVIAVMMVIVVVYCYVMPKDIIAKATSLFMGMTAAALLPAYFHAVYSKNPSKKAALASITVGTVSYVFLALFVNSGMSIFLPICKMLTGQAVLMPDNMIAYVDPLVIALPVSILTMAIMVMMTKKERLST; from the coding sequence ATGGCAGTTGAAGGCGTCAATCTGACTCTCTTCGGAGCGATGACGGTCGTTTTCGTCATCATAACCGTCCTTCTGGGCTGGTACGGCTATAAGAATACAAAGAACGATCAGAACGAGTTCCTTCTGGGAAGGGGGAAGACCGGGCCGATCGTCATAGCGCTTTCCTACGGAGCAACTTTCCTCAGCGCATCCGCGGTCATCGGATTCGGCGGCCAGTCCGCGGTCCACGGAATGACTCTGATGTGGCTCTGCTTCCTGAATCTGGCCGTCGGTCTGATCGTGGCGTTCCTCGTGTTCGGAAGGAGGACCAGGCGCCTGGGCAAGAAGCTTGGGGCGTCCACCTTCGCGGACCTTCTCGGGAAAGCCTACGATTCCAAAGGGATCCGCGCTTTCACCGCGATCGTCATCTTCGTGATGATGCCCATTTACACCGCCGCGGTCCTCAAGGGCGGGGTCAATTCCCTGGCGGTCATCACCGGCCTCACCGATTATTACAACTACATTCTGCTTGCTCTCTCGCTCATCGTGGCCGTCTATGTCGTCTACGGAGGGATAATCGCCGTCATGTACAACGACGCGTTCCAGGCCGCGATCATGTTCGTAGGAATGGTCGCGATATTCGTCGTCACCATCGTTTACTTCGGAGGCTTCGGAGCAGGCTCGGAGCAGCTCACCAACCTTTGGGACGAGAAGATAGGCGAGACCAATCTGGGCGTGCTGGATGGGTTCCGCGGATGGACGTCCAGCGCAGAGTTCGGATCCAAAGAGTGGCTCACTGTGGTCACCTCGTTCCTGATGGGAGTCGGCATAGGTGCGCTCACCCAGCCCCAGCTCGTGGTCAGGTTCATGTCCGCCAAGAGCGACAGAGACCTGAACAAATCACTGATCATCGGATCCATCTTCATGTTCGTGATCGTCGGTTCCGCATACACCGTCGGATCCCTCAGCAACGGATATTTCGACGACCAATACGGGCTCACTTCGTTCCAATACATCAGCGGGCTCGGATTGGGGACGGATTTCATCATCCCGCAGTACATCCTCGAGATATTCTCAGGAACCACCTACGGCGACATCTTCGTCTCCCTGTTCCTCCTGTCCCTGATTTGCGCTTCGATATCCACCATCAGCGCCCTGATGCACACCATCGGTGCCGCCGGAGGGTACGATCTGTACGAAATCATAAGGTCGAAGAGGCAGGGCAAGGAGACCCACGAATCCTCTGTGCGCATCAGCCGCATAGTCATCGCCGTCATGATGGTCATCGTCGTCGTGTATTGCTACGTGATGCCCAAGGACATCATTGCCAAGGCAACCTCCCTCTTCATGGGGATGACGGCCGCGGCGCTGCTTCCGGCTTATTTCCACGCGGTATACTCCAAGAATCCCAGCAAGAAGGCCGCATTGGCCAGCATCACCGTCGGCACGGTCAGCTATGTGTTCCTCGCGCTCTTCGTGAACAGCGGAATGAGCATATTCCTTCCGATCTGCAAGATGCTCACCGGGCAGGCGGTGCTCATGCCCGACAATATGATCGCTTACGTCGATCCGCTGGTGATCGCTCTGCCGGTGTCGATTCTGACCATGGCCATCATGGTTATGATGACGAAGAAAGAGCGGCTATCAACCTGA
- a CDS encoding tyrosine--tRNA ligase → MDIEERFNLITRNTLEVVDEESLKKLLAEKEHPRLYIGFEPSGLCHFGWMLVANKIRDYIEAGLEVIIFFADWHAQINGKLGGSLETIQLCAEYMKDSFESLGIPRDKVNFVMASEILDNDYWATVIKIGSETSIARVKRAMTIMGRKADNDEVKTSMMLYPLMQPADIFKMDIDIGYGGLDQRRAHMLARDVAKKCGWKAPVAIHTPLVPGLKAMNRMDPAASKMSKSKPDSGILIHDKPEDIEKKLRGAFCPMPGEYDNSVIKVDKTEEGGEATTGNPVLEIARLLLFSNGAKLRIERPEKYGGSFEVASYEELEKAYQNGLHPNDLKHAVAKGISDSLAGSREYFERNPGNYRKFCEAIGREI, encoded by the coding sequence ATGGACATCGAAGAAAGATTCAACCTCATCACGAGGAACACGCTCGAAGTCGTCGACGAGGAGTCCCTGAAAAAGCTGCTCGCCGAGAAGGAGCACCCAAGGCTGTACATCGGGTTCGAACCATCCGGCCTCTGCCACTTCGGGTGGATGCTCGTAGCCAATAAAATCAGGGATTATATCGAGGCGGGATTGGAGGTCATAATCTTCTTCGCCGATTGGCACGCCCAGATCAACGGGAAGCTCGGAGGCTCGCTCGAAACCATCCAGCTCTGCGCCGAATACATGAAGGACAGCTTCGAATCCCTCGGCATCCCCAGGGATAAAGTAAACTTCGTCATGGCATCCGAGATTCTCGACAACGATTACTGGGCGACCGTCATCAAAATCGGCAGCGAGACTTCCATCGCCAGAGTCAAGCGCGCCATGACCATCATGGGACGCAAAGCGGACAACGACGAGGTCAAGACCTCCATGATGCTCTATCCTCTCATGCAGCCAGCCGACATTTTCAAGATGGACATAGACATCGGATACGGCGGATTGGATCAGAGGAGGGCGCATATGCTCGCCCGCGACGTCGCCAAGAAATGCGGATGGAAAGCTCCTGTTGCTATACACACCCCGCTTGTCCCCGGACTCAAAGCGATGAACCGCATGGATCCGGCCGCATCAAAGATGTCCAAATCCAAGCCGGATTCCGGAATTCTCATCCACGATAAGCCAGAGGACATAGAGAAGAAGCTCCGCGGAGCCTTCTGCCCGATGCCGGGAGAATACGACAATTCCGTCATCAAGGTGGACAAGACCGAGGAAGGCGGAGAAGCCACCACCGGCAACCCGGTCTTGGAGATCGCCAGGCTGCTCCTCTTCTCGAACGGCGCCAAGCTCAGGATCGAGAGGCCGGAGAAATACGGCGGATCCTTCGAGGTCGCCAGCTACGAGGAGCTCGAGAAGGCCTACCAGAACGGCCTCCACCCCAACGACCTCAAGCATGCCGTGGCGAAAGGCATATCCGACAGCCTCGCCGGTTCCCGCGAGTATTTCGAGAGGAACCCGGGCAATTACAGGAAGTTCTGCGAAGCCATCGGAAGGGAGATCTGA
- a CDS encoding methyltransferase domain-containing protein produces the protein MDAEEITIDYWTRSAKGYKKHIQDSFQNEEEEMWLGYLLSFAPKKDRLKVLDIGTGPGFFTVILNRAGHDCIGIDATEAMVEAARDNARQQGVKAEFRLMSADDLDFPDDTFDLIVNRNVTWTLPDLEVCYREWRRVLAPNGVILVVDANYYRNQFDESIGLDYLRLMRQDILDGRLHDDDRDDFHIRAEYWETRPMAGTDRPKWDANVLKKLRFVDIAANDEIPSLKKPNSKSTYQLMEYFSVSARKPSPEEYDRVFLDEYWGGISGCMSAHSAMALENGSAEAYVRSLGLPEGSKVLDVGCGGGAVTEALRRAGYEAIGIDSNRLAIELARLNSPEGIMQVGDAADLPFDSGTFDAVVMRNAVWCLHNPEGAYREACRVLRKGGVLLVTDGQWKKELSGISAEDMPMYVRRDLGFGGTSITEDIMSRLPLTEEMRPQWDLEVLARLGMPASAKPFKDPTLPPSADRISSKGFAIRACKG, from the coding sequence ATGGACGCCGAGGAGATCACGATAGACTACTGGACCCGTTCCGCGAAGGGATATAAGAAACACATCCAAGATTCATTTCAGAATGAGGAGGAAGAGATGTGGCTGGGATACCTGCTTTCTTTCGCCCCCAAAAAAGATCGCCTCAAGGTTTTGGACATCGGAACCGGCCCAGGATTTTTCACGGTCATTCTGAACAGGGCCGGCCATGATTGCATCGGGATAGATGCGACGGAAGCGATGGTCGAAGCTGCCAGGGACAACGCCAGGCAGCAGGGCGTCAAGGCGGAGTTCCGTCTGATGAGCGCGGATGATCTGGATTTCCCTGACGATACCTTCGATCTGATAGTCAATCGCAACGTCACTTGGACGCTTCCGGATTTGGAAGTCTGTTACAGAGAGTGGCGCAGAGTTCTCGCTCCGAACGGCGTTATCCTGGTTGTAGACGCGAACTACTATCGCAACCAGTTCGACGAATCTATTGGGTTGGATTACCTCCGTCTTATGCGCCAGGACATATTGGATGGCAGGCTCCACGATGATGACCGCGATGATTTCCACATCAGAGCCGAATACTGGGAGACCCGCCCCATGGCCGGCACCGACCGCCCGAAATGGGATGCCAACGTCCTCAAGAAGCTGCGTTTCGTCGACATTGCAGCAAACGATGAGATCCCCTCCCTTAAAAAGCCGAATTCCAAGAGCACATACCAGCTGATGGAATATTTCTCGGTCTCAGCCCGCAAACCATCGCCAGAAGAGTATGACAGAGTATTCTTGGACGAGTATTGGGGCGGGATTTCAGGATGCATGAGCGCGCATTCGGCGATGGCGCTGGAAAACGGGTCTGCCGAAGCATATGTCCGCTCCCTGGGGCTGCCGGAAGGGTCTAAGGTCCTTGATGTCGGATGCGGAGGAGGCGCTGTTACTGAGGCCCTTCGCAGAGCAGGGTATGAAGCGATCGGCATCGATTCGAACAGGCTTGCCATAGAATTGGCCCGGCTCAATTCGCCGGAAGGGATCATGCAAGTCGGCGATGCTGCCGATCTGCCCTTCGATAGCGGGACATTCGACGCCGTCGTCATGCGCAATGCCGTTTGGTGTCTGCACAATCCAGAGGGAGCTTATAGGGAAGCCTGCCGCGTGCTGAGGAAAGGCGGGGTTCTTCTAGTCACAGACGGCCAATGGAAGAAAGAGCTGAGCGGGATATCCGCCGAAGATATGCCCATGTACGTCCGCCGCGATCTTGGTTTCGGAGGCACTTCCATCACGGAGGATATCATGTCCCGCCTCCCTCTGACCGAGGAGATGAGACCGCAATGGGATCTGGAGGTTCTTGCTCGTTTGGGCATGCCGGCATCCGCGAAGCCGTTCAAGGATCCGACCCTGCCCCCGAGCGCGGATAGAATATCATCCAAGGGATTCGCAATCAGAGCATGCAAAGGATGA
- a CDS encoding iron ABC transporter permease, whose protein sequence is MTYYEDTTKDPMLSSKVIDLVDTWDEGIESTDAQFKSTLKQYNKLIKYKYLFIAICVAIIFIVAGYSISLGAYDISFWDTYDYLWRHITGSIGDSAEDMAKDRIIWDYRLPRIIFAIAGGAALAVVGAVMQSILKNPLADSYTTGVSSGAGFGAAFAISLGLTMGNSWILIIFAFCFALIPTMVIIAVSRLSNAAPTTMIMAGIGIMYVFNAATSVLMLWSDPNAMKDIYAWQIGSLSNKGVTIDNVPLVLICSIVGVFILWLSSGKINVLATGDESSKALGIDADKLRIILLLISGVLASAIVSFVGLVGFVGLVTPHICRIFIGADNKYLIPASAISGGMIMLCADQIGRSLISTPLPVGVVMAFIGGPVFLWLILRRSEKVW, encoded by the coding sequence ATGACATATTATGAGGATACCACGAAGGACCCGATGCTCAGCTCTAAAGTGATAGATCTGGTTGACACATGGGACGAAGGTATCGAAAGCACGGATGCTCAATTCAAGAGCACGCTGAAGCAATATAACAAGCTGATAAAATACAAGTATCTGTTCATCGCCATCTGTGTCGCGATCATTTTCATAGTCGCGGGTTATTCCATTTCTCTTGGCGCATACGACATCTCTTTCTGGGACACATACGATTACCTTTGGAGACACATCACGGGTTCGATAGGCGATTCCGCTGAGGACATGGCGAAAGACCGCATAATATGGGACTACAGGCTCCCGCGCATAATATTCGCTATAGCAGGCGGTGCGGCGCTTGCAGTTGTCGGTGCCGTGATGCAGAGCATTCTGAAGAATCCTTTGGCGGATTCTTATACAACCGGAGTCTCCTCTGGGGCTGGCTTTGGAGCTGCCTTCGCCATCTCCTTAGGCCTCACGATGGGAAACTCCTGGATCCTCATAATTTTCGCGTTCTGCTTCGCGCTTATCCCCACTATGGTGATCATAGCGGTCTCGAGGCTTTCCAATGCGGCTCCGACCACCATGATAATGGCCGGGATAGGCATCATGTACGTGTTCAACGCTGCGACTTCCGTCCTCATGCTTTGGTCGGATCCCAACGCGATGAAAGATATCTACGCCTGGCAGATAGGATCTCTCAGCAACAAAGGGGTCACGATAGACAACGTCCCATTGGTGCTGATCTGCAGCATAGTAGGCGTGTTCATCCTTTGGCTGAGCTCCGGAAAGATAAACGTTCTTGCTACAGGCGACGAAAGCTCCAAAGCCCTTGGGATAGACGCTGACAAGCTCAGGATAATCCTTCTGCTGATCTCAGGCGTCCTCGCCTCTGCCATCGTCAGTTTCGTCGGATTGGTGGGATTCGTTGGGCTGGTGACGCCGCACATATGCCGCATATTCATCGGAGCGGACAACAAATACCTCATCCCAGCCTCCGCCATATCCGGAGGGATGATAATGCTGTGCGCGGATCAGATAGGAAGAAGCTTGATATCGACCCCGTTGCCGGTCGGTGTTGTCATGGCATTCATCGGCGGACCTGTGTTCCTCTGGCTCATACTCAGAAGAAGCGAGAAGGTGTGGTGA
- a CDS encoding ABC transporter ATP-binding protein, translating into MTKIELKDVSFGYSNDKIVLRDVNLLLEEPGLYCIVGPNGVGKSTIVKCLNKINIPQKGKIFVDDVDISTMHFKELAKKIGYVPVFSQDAFSMSVVDTIMVGRYNHNKDCTREENLKKVYEAMKLLHVEGLAYKKFNQISAGQHQKVAIARGIVQETPVLILDEPTANLDVKYQVYVMEMLRAIAEKRDMIVLTISHDLNITAKYAHKVIMLARPGVIHAVGSPEEVLTAENITEVYGVNCRVIEDDTDTPNDNIPTSKIKVPHIILGEALIVDGEE; encoded by the coding sequence ATGACCAAAATAGAGCTCAAAGACGTATCGTTCGGATACAGCAATGATAAGATCGTTCTCAGAGATGTGAATCTTCTTCTGGAGGAGCCGGGACTTTACTGCATAGTCGGGCCTAACGGAGTTGGGAAGTCCACCATAGTCAAATGTCTCAACAAGATCAATATCCCGCAGAAAGGAAAGATCTTCGTAGACGACGTGGACATATCCACGATGCATTTCAAAGAACTGGCCAAGAAAATCGGCTACGTTCCCGTCTTCTCTCAGGACGCATTCTCGATGAGCGTAGTAGATACGATAATGGTCGGGAGATACAACCATAACAAAGACTGCACCAGAGAAGAGAACCTCAAGAAAGTCTACGAAGCCATGAAGCTCCTGCATGTCGAAGGCTTGGCATACAAGAAATTCAACCAGATCTCCGCGGGGCAGCACCAAAAAGTTGCCATCGCCAGAGGAATCGTCCAAGAGACCCCGGTCCTTATTCTTGACGAGCCGACAGCCAACTTGGACGTCAAATATCAGGTCTATGTGATGGAGATGCTCAGAGCCATCGCAGAGAAACGTGATATGATTGTGCTCACCATCAGCCACGATCTGAACATAACCGCAAAGTATGCGCATAAAGTGATAATGCTGGCCAGACCGGGAGTCATCCATGCAGTAGGGTCCCCAGAGGAAGTCCTCACAGCGGAGAACATAACCGAGGTCTATGGCGTCAACTGCCGCGTAATCGAAGACGATACAGACACGCCCAATGACAATATCCCCACTTCCAAGATCAAAGTCCCTCACATAATACTGGGAGAGGCATTGATCGTCGATGGCGAGGAATGA
- a CDS encoding sel1 repeat family protein yields the protein MRLFGGRSDAPLSEAKADKAFKAGMTLIEGEDDSESFKAAAERFEEAAMAGHIEAQYMLGYCYYKSPMAGRSYEKAVYWYSKAADQGHPEAQYALGQMYENGYGVPQSMAKAAAMYLKAAENGHAQAQLSYAELCENGTVDGDAIFWYSKAADQGLKIAAEALKRLE from the coding sequence ATGAGGCTTTTCGGCGGCAGAAGCGACGCTCCCTTATCGGAAGCCAAAGCTGATAAGGCTTTCAAAGCCGGGATGACTTTGATCGAGGGAGAGGACGATTCCGAATCATTCAAGGCTGCGGCGGAGAGATTCGAGGAAGCCGCGATGGCCGGCCACATAGAAGCGCAATACATGCTGGGATATTGCTATTATAAGTCTCCGATGGCCGGCAGGAGCTATGAGAAAGCAGTCTATTGGTATTCCAAGGCCGCCGATCAAGGACATCCGGAGGCCCAATACGCTTTGGGGCAGATGTACGAGAATGGGTACGGTGTTCCGCAGTCTATGGCGAAGGCCGCCGCAATGTATCTTAAGGCCGCGGAGAACGGGCACGCCCAAGCGCAGCTAAGTTACGCCGAGCTATGCGAGAACGGTACGGTCGATGGGGATGCGATCTTTTGGTACTCCAAAGCGGCCGATCAGGGTCTGAAAATCGCCGCCGAGGCTCTTAAGCGCTTAGAATGA
- a CDS encoding methanogenesis marker 2 protein, whose amino-acid sequence MSVKEMADAIRSFPGVTRKRKIRDVVDLLPTAGFPHVFAAEGEDAAALDVGDQYILFAADGIMQSLMESDPYMAGYFSVLVNVNDIAAMGGRPLGMVDVMSLGGGGDSSGIIRGIQEGIRKFAVPVVGGHTHPDCDYDAIDMSIVGIVRKDAILLSSTAVAGDDIVFVIDTVGWYPDNIPYAYVTTMDKTDEIVRAQMEAVAIVGERHLAHACKDMSNPGHIGTLGMMLESSARGGTVDIRSIPIPEGVDPIRWAFTYQGCGFVFACPHENSAEIISIFAGCGCEGAIVGKVDASRVLRITDGDETAVVFDFREDIITGCVVGRPLE is encoded by the coding sequence ATGTCCGTCAAAGAAATGGCCGATGCGATAAGATCTTTCCCAGGCGTCACGAGGAAGAGGAAGATACGCGACGTAGTGGATCTCCTTCCCACCGCCGGATTCCCTCACGTATTCGCGGCGGAAGGCGAGGATGCCGCGGCGCTGGATGTCGGCGACCAATACATCCTTTTCGCGGCCGACGGGATCATGCAGTCCCTTATGGAATCCGATCCGTATATGGCCGGCTATTTCTCCGTCCTCGTCAACGTCAACGACATAGCGGCCATGGGCGGAAGGCCGTTGGGTATGGTCGATGTCATGTCCCTCGGCGGAGGAGGGGATTCGTCTGGCATCATCCGCGGGATCCAGGAAGGGATAAGGAAATTCGCGGTGCCGGTGGTCGGAGGCCACACGCATCCCGACTGCGATTACGACGCCATCGACATGTCCATCGTCGGGATAGTCCGCAAGGATGCCATCCTGCTCAGCAGCACGGCAGTGGCGGGCGACGACATCGTGTTCGTAATAGACACCGTCGGATGGTATCCGGACAACATCCCGTACGCATACGTCACCACCATGGACAAAACCGATGAGATCGTGAGGGCGCAGATGGAAGCCGTGGCCATCGTTGGCGAGAGGCATCTGGCCCACGCATGCAAGGACATGAGCAACCCCGGGCACATCGGCACGTTGGGCATGATGCTGGAGTCTTCGGCCAGAGGCGGAACGGTCGATATCCGCAGCATACCGATCCCAGAAGGCGTCGATCCCATCAGATGGGCTTTCACCTACCAAGGATGCGGTTTCGTGTTCGCCTGCCCCCACGAAAACTCTGCGGAGATAATTTCCATTTTCGCAGGATGCGGATGCGAAGGCGCCATCGTCGGCAAAGTCGATGCTTCTCGCGTTCTGCGCATAACCGACGGGGATGAGACCGCAGTGGTATTCGATTTCCGCGAGGATATCATCACCGGATGCGTTGTCGGGAGGCCTTTGGAATGA
- a CDS encoding magnesium transporter CorA family protein, translated as MLSIYAMGDMGPVEVSDIGEDVWIKMTNPSKEEIAKIQNALGIDVEVLTAALDDEEGSRAEVDIDYTLIVIDVPAQEWRNDKLEYTTFPLAIAITDTAIVTVSLVETLGMGGLIKNKVSVHGPVNIANRPRFVLQMLYKIAQDYQTDLKYIESRRLAMERSIRVKTERDDLFELHELESNLVYFKTSLSVNSTVVGRLARQSRFVSSEEDKDLLDDVIIEMNQALEMTDTYSQIVKGTRQLVEADMNNSLSTVMKSLTIITLIMSIPTIIASFFGMNVRLPLADYYDMWKLIVVVMIIGCLIAAVFLRTGNLWKKKKVRSRSGWL; from the coding sequence ATGCTTAGCATCTATGCCATGGGAGATATGGGGCCGGTGGAGGTGAGCGATATCGGCGAGGATGTATGGATAAAGATGACCAATCCTTCAAAGGAAGAGATTGCTAAAATCCAGAACGCTCTGGGCATAGATGTGGAGGTTCTCACGGCGGCTCTCGACGACGAGGAAGGGTCGAGGGCTGAGGTCGACATAGACTACACCCTCATAGTCATAGACGTCCCCGCGCAGGAATGGAGGAACGACAAATTGGAATACACCACGTTCCCCCTGGCCATAGCGATCACAGATACCGCCATCGTCACCGTATCCCTGGTGGAGACGCTGGGGATGGGCGGCCTCATCAAGAATAAGGTCAGCGTCCACGGGCCGGTCAACATAGCGAACAGGCCCCGCTTCGTCCTGCAGATGCTTTACAAGATTGCGCAGGACTATCAGACCGATCTCAAGTACATCGAGTCCAGAAGGCTCGCGATGGAAAGGTCGATCCGCGTCAAAACCGAGAGGGACGATCTTTTCGAGCTGCACGAGCTGGAATCCAACCTGGTATACTTCAAGACGTCTCTGTCGGTCAATTCGACCGTCGTCGGAAGGCTGGCAAGACAATCACGTTTCGTCTCCAGCGAGGAGGACAAGGACCTGCTGGACGACGTGATAATCGAGATGAACCAGGCTCTGGAGATGACCGACACCTACAGCCAGATCGTCAAAGGTACCCGCCAGCTGGTGGAGGCGGACATGAACAATTCCCTGTCCACCGTCATGAAGTCCCTCACGATCATCACTCTCATAATGTCGATACCGACGATCATAGCCAGCTTCTTCGGCATGAACGTCAGGCTTCCATTGGCCGATTACTACGACATGTGGAAGCTGATCGTGGTGGTCATGATAATCGGGTGCCTTATCGCGGCGGTGTTCCTGCGCACAGGAAACCTTTGGAAAAAGAAGAAAGTGCGATCTCGCTCAGGGTGGTTATGA
- a CDS encoding site-2 protease family protein — MSTAYAVLLVLLIIYVPIYLWVLTHKEKAEKYHLQKYGPALMIKTHMGIEWMGRIGRYHRFWRAFGFFSKLTSAVLLFLIMYMLIVAMLALPSSIGTKGIGIEYALAIPGFNPILPLSYGIAALVVAVVVHEMAHGIQSRSNGIDVDSTGLLYGVVPLGAFVEPNEKQVESAPRRPKMDIYAAGITVNTVVAIISVVAVILSCGAIASPYGDEAGVYSMDKDSPALDSGVPLSALIVGAREDGSDVTLPITSTTLNNVVSFGFEDSAYKFDPTHRYYLRYIMEGDERDSQVPVQMGAYIKTVVQNSPAEKAGLQYGNFIYSITINGSETLIGSSQEFSEFMKTTSPGDMATIATVSVGDSPEIVYHDKVALSDSSGNGFLGVSVTMGGFTLTTPDNIKSIASNPFAAADGSAISYVKSFFSYLSGPMDGMTPINDSMRWWYDMPMGDVGWVILSLLYWLFWIDILLAISNALPAYPFDGGFIFAGGIDWLLEKLGVRDEEKRSKTGGNIASAVSNVVLLMFLLLIISLII; from the coding sequence ATGAGCACGGCTTATGCGGTACTTCTGGTTCTTCTCATAATTTATGTGCCCATCTATCTGTGGGTTCTTACTCATAAGGAGAAAGCAGAGAAGTACCATCTGCAGAAGTACGGCCCAGCGCTCATGATAAAGACCCACATGGGCATAGAATGGATGGGCCGCATCGGACGCTATCACAGGTTTTGGAGGGCGTTCGGATTCTTCTCGAAGCTTACGTCGGCAGTCCTGCTTTTCCTCATCATGTACATGCTGATCGTGGCGATGCTTGCGCTGCCCTCCAGCATCGGGACCAAGGGCATAGGGATCGAATACGCTTTGGCGATTCCCGGCTTCAACCCCATACTTCCATTGAGCTATGGGATAGCGGCTTTGGTCGTCGCGGTCGTCGTGCACGAGATGGCCCATGGGATACAGTCCCGTTCCAACGGGATAGACGTGGATTCGACAGGTCTGCTCTATGGCGTGGTACCCCTCGGGGCGTTCGTGGAACCCAACGAGAAGCAGGTGGAATCCGCTCCCCGCAGGCCTAAGATGGATATCTACGCCGCAGGGATAACCGTCAACACTGTGGTCGCGATAATCTCGGTCGTAGCGGTCATCCTCTCCTGCGGCGCTATCGCATCCCCTTACGGAGACGAGGCCGGAGTCTACAGTATGGACAAGGATTCCCCTGCCTTGGATTCGGGCGTTCCCCTTTCCGCGCTGATAGTCGGCGCGAGGGAAGACGGATCCGATGTGACGCTTCCGATAACCTCGACGACTCTGAACAACGTGGTATCGTTCGGATTCGAAGATAGCGCTTACAAATTCGATCCGACCCATCGGTATTATCTGCGCTACATAATGGAAGGGGACGAGAGGGATTCCCAGGTCCCCGTCCAAATGGGCGCGTACATTAAAACCGTGGTCCAAAACAGTCCGGCGGAGAAAGCGGGCCTTCAGTACGGCAATTTCATCTATTCCATTACGATCAACGGCTCAGAGACGCTGATAGGATCTTCGCAAGAGTTCTCCGAATTCATGAAGACCACTTCGCCAGGGGACATGGCAACCATCGCCACCGTTTCGGTCGGCGATTCCCCGGAGATCGTCTACCATGATAAAGTCGCGCTTTCGGATTCCTCCGGAAATGGGTTCCTTGGGGTCTCCGTGACCATGGGCGGATTCACTCTGACGACTCCGGACAATATCAAAAGCATCGCTTCCAACCCGTTCGCGGCTGCTGATGGAAGCGCCATATCCTATGTGAAATCGTTTTTCAGCTATCTATCCGGCCCTATGGATGGAATGACCCCCATCAACGACAGCATGAGATGGTGGTATGATATGCCGATGGGCGATGTGGGATGGGTTATTCTGTCGCTTCTCTATTGGTTGTTTTGGATAGACATCCTTTTGGCCATCTCCAACGCCCTTCCCGCGTATCCGTTCGACGGAGGATTCATATTTGCCGGCGGGATTGACTGGCTGCTTGAGAAGCTCGGAGTGAGGGACGAAGAGAAAAGGAGCAAAACCGGAGGGAACATTGCATCCGCGGTATCCAACGTCGTGCTGCTGATGTTCTTGTTGCTGATAATCTCGCTCATCATCTGA